In Gemmatimonas aurantiaca, one DNA window encodes the following:
- a CDS encoding amidohydrolase family protein: MRPSTAVATLLLSASLAGLAATSSLSAQRAAAPRRAPVTVIEDVQVVDVQGQTVTPNRRVILRGDSIFSVGTLGDRMPDTVDVRIDGRGGFLIPGLVDHHVHLTPGMTRALVQAARGGVTMVNAMAGDNRTAGEYARAVLAGELMGPEIAYASVMAGPDFFVDPRFRGASLGFAFGTAPWAQAVTASTDIVRAVSAARGSGAEALKLYAMIDSALAARLIVEAHQQGMRVIAHGTVFPARPLQLVGGGVDVLTHVPYLSWQGAASIKPEDSFNRANGPYEQVPADAPAIERLLQAMRARGTYLEPTLEVFLGRPTTATGMREWSLAVTRRALALGIPILAGTDGMIGNDAEALPNIHKELVRLVEAGLSPGAALASATIVPARAMGRSRTHGAIAPGRVADLVLLDANPLVDITATTRIRQVFLKGRAVRTP; encoded by the coding sequence ATGCGTCCTTCGACTGCCGTCGCCACGCTCCTGCTCTCGGCGTCACTTGCCGGCCTCGCCGCAACGTCGTCGCTCTCGGCCCAGCGTGCCGCGGCGCCACGCCGTGCCCCCGTCACGGTGATCGAGGATGTGCAGGTCGTCGACGTGCAGGGGCAGACCGTCACCCCGAACCGACGCGTCATCCTGCGCGGCGATTCCATTTTCTCGGTCGGGACCCTCGGGGACCGCATGCCTGACACGGTCGATGTCCGGATCGACGGCCGTGGCGGCTTTCTCATCCCCGGGTTGGTCGATCATCATGTGCACCTCACTCCTGGCATGACGCGCGCGCTCGTGCAGGCGGCGCGTGGCGGCGTCACCATGGTGAACGCGATGGCCGGCGACAATCGCACGGCAGGCGAGTATGCGCGGGCCGTGCTCGCCGGGGAACTCATGGGACCGGAGATCGCCTACGCGTCGGTCATGGCGGGTCCCGACTTTTTCGTCGATCCACGCTTCCGCGGCGCCAGCCTGGGGTTTGCGTTCGGTACGGCGCCGTGGGCGCAAGCCGTCACGGCATCCACCGACATCGTGCGTGCGGTGAGCGCCGCGCGTGGATCTGGTGCGGAAGCGCTCAAGCTCTACGCCATGATCGACAGTGCGCTGGCCGCGCGACTCATCGTCGAGGCACACCAGCAGGGCATGCGCGTGATAGCCCATGGCACCGTCTTCCCCGCGAGGCCCTTGCAGCTCGTGGGCGGAGGTGTGGATGTCCTCACGCATGTGCCCTATCTCTCGTGGCAGGGCGCCGCGTCGATCAAGCCGGAAGACTCGTTCAATCGCGCCAATGGCCCCTACGAGCAGGTGCCGGCCGATGCGCCGGCCATCGAACGCTTGCTGCAGGCCATGCGCGCTCGAGGCACCTATCTGGAACCGACGCTGGAAGTCTTCCTTGGCCGGCCAACAACGGCGACAGGCATGCGGGAATGGAGTCTCGCGGTCACTCGACGGGCGCTCGCGCTCGGCATTCCGATTCTGGCCGGCACCGATGGCATGATCGGCAACGATGCCGAGGCCTTGCCCAACATTCACAAGGAACTGGTCCGGTTGGTCGAGGCGGGACTGTCTCCTGGCGCGGCCCTGGCCAGCGCCACCATCGTACCGGCGCGCGCGATGGGTCGTTCGCGTACACACGGAGCGATCGCGCCGGGACGTGTCGCCGATCTGGTGTTGCTCGACGCCAATCCGCTTGTCGACATCACGGCAACGACGCGGATCAGACAGGTCTTTCTCAAAGGGCGGGCCGTGCGCACGCCGTGA
- a CDS encoding ABC transporter permease: MNTLVRGLIRCLLVMVLATMAGFVMLRMLPGDPLGQSIEQRGRTPEARAELRARYALDAPLSVQVLRYVEGLARGDLGSSLVDGRPIAGELLRATWLSMQLAIPALMGAAMLGLLVGTARGWLGEYRAVRVVFHALTAITVLPEFMLALLLLVVLAVKARWFPVGGVADPVIVYSGGAGTRLLDRLHHLVLPAGSLALTWSAIVARQQALATRSARDSHATQAARARGLAPYTLWARYGLRVALPSSVTTISLMFPALISGTIVAETIFSWPGLGRLIVTGIGSRDYPLVVGALIVTSLCLAAASVFTEWLLGLADPRVVAAHSSRRLGGGARR, from the coding sequence GTGAACACGCTGGTCCGCGGCCTGATACGATGTCTGCTCGTCATGGTGCTGGCCACTATGGCGGGCTTCGTCATGCTGCGGATGCTCCCCGGTGATCCTCTCGGACAATCCATCGAGCAACGGGGACGGACGCCCGAAGCACGCGCGGAGCTTCGCGCCAGGTATGCGCTCGATGCGCCATTGTCCGTTCAGGTTCTCCGGTATGTCGAAGGCCTCGCGCGCGGGGACCTGGGATCTTCACTCGTCGATGGACGTCCCATTGCCGGAGAACTCCTCCGCGCCACCTGGCTCAGCATGCAACTCGCCATTCCTGCCCTGATGGGCGCGGCGATGTTGGGACTGCTCGTAGGCACCGCGCGGGGATGGCTGGGCGAGTATCGAGCCGTGCGCGTCGTATTTCATGCGCTGACGGCGATCACGGTGCTTCCCGAGTTCATGCTCGCATTGTTGCTGCTGGTGGTGCTGGCGGTGAAAGCGCGATGGTTTCCGGTAGGCGGTGTGGCTGATCCCGTGATCGTCTACTCCGGTGGTGCGGGCACGCGCCTGCTCGACCGACTCCATCATCTCGTACTCCCCGCCGGATCGCTGGCATTGACCTGGTCCGCGATCGTGGCCCGGCAACAGGCCCTGGCCACACGGAGCGCGCGGGACTCACACGCCACACAGGCGGCGCGCGCGCGGGGACTCGCGCCCTATACCCTGTGGGCCCGATATGGGCTGCGCGTGGCATTGCCTTCGAGCGTGACCACCATCAGCCTCATGTTCCCCGCGTTGATCAGCGGCACCATCGTCGCCGAAACGATCTTCAGCTGGCCAGGTCTGGGACGACTCATCGTGACCGGCATCGGCTCACGCGACTACCCGCTCGTCGTTGGCGCCTTGATCGTGACCTCCCTATGCCTGGCCGCGGCCAGTGTATTCACGGAGTGGCTGCTCGGCTTGGCGGACCCGCGTGTGGTCGCGGCACACTCCTCGAGACGTCTCGGTGGAGGAGCCCGACGATGA
- a CDS encoding ABC transporter permease, whose product MTVASLDSLDSLDSLAPVQPAPVRPVLTWNRPALDRRLILPGAMLAVMILLAAFGPWIAPFDPAAPQDMLHAALQTPGPVFRLGTDSASRDLLSRVLYGARTSLTIAAIGTLTALLGGVAWATLARLCGGAWRAMLLALSDAFRSIPRLLVLLAAGAVAGGALAPYTIAMTMGCLAMPFVCRVIDAELRQLAARPWNEAAHALGASPFRILSHHLLPHLLPVIVSLGVVLLGECLAAEAALGVLGLGIPEPAVSWGRMIQDALPDLARAWWPLVVPCLALLVTMLATSTLAEQLNSRSSYHD is encoded by the coding sequence ATGACAGTGGCTTCGCTCGATTCGCTCGATTCGCTCGATTCGCTCGCACCGGTACAACCCGCGCCGGTGCGGCCGGTTCTCACATGGAATCGACCGGCCCTCGACCGTCGCCTGATTCTCCCCGGTGCGATGCTCGCCGTGATGATACTGCTCGCCGCGTTCGGTCCCTGGATCGCGCCGTTCGATCCGGCCGCGCCACAGGACATGCTGCACGCCGCACTACAGACACCGGGACCTGTCTTCCGGCTGGGCACCGACAGTGCCTCCCGCGATCTCCTGAGTCGCGTCCTGTACGGAGCCAGAACATCACTGACGATCGCAGCCATCGGCACACTGACGGCACTGCTCGGTGGGGTGGCATGGGCGACCCTGGCCCGGCTCTGCGGAGGGGCGTGGAGGGCGATGCTCCTCGCATTGTCCGATGCCTTCCGTAGCATCCCCCGCCTGTTGGTACTCCTGGCTGCCGGGGCCGTGGCAGGAGGTGCCCTGGCACCGTACACGATCGCCATGACCATGGGATGTCTGGCCATGCCATTCGTCTGCCGTGTCATCGATGCGGAATTGCGGCAACTGGCAGCGCGCCCATGGAACGAGGCGGCACACGCCCTGGGTGCGTCGCCGTTTCGTATTCTTTCGCATCATCTGCTACCGCACCTCCTGCCCGTGATCGTCAGCCTGGGTGTCGTGTTGTTGGGAGAATGCCTGGCTGCCGAAGCTGCACTGGGAGTGCTGGGACTGGGGATACCCGAGCCAGCCGTGAGCTGGGGACGCATGATCCAGGACGCTCTTCCCGATCTCGCCCGCGCCTGGTGGCCACTCGTGGTGCCTTGTCTTGCCCTGCTGGTGACCATGCTCGCCACATCGACACTCGCCGAGCAGTTGAATTCCCGCTCTTCGTATCATGACTGA
- a CDS encoding peptide ABC transporter substrate-binding protein — MKHPTEETRGLIRSGTVIRSALVTGLAIVTTGALLMAACAEPPAPAEGPVGVLTIATPADPDALIPPIVASLQGKQAVDLLFDMLARPTGTIETVGDGGFAPQLASGWRWASDSLSIAFTIDSTARWHDGRPVRAEDVAFSFALYTDPVVASPHAGAFAGIDSVTVRDSLTAVVWWARRHPEQFFQVAYNLAIMPAHLLAPLPRATLAQSDFARQPVGSGRYRFGAWTRGQALMFDADTCNYRGAPHIARIVWSITPDAAAASLRVLAGEADMLEAIRLDAYAQATATKGLTLAPYHSLDYAYLAFNFAAHDPRRRDLFTSHPLRVALSASLDRPALVQNVLGELGMVALGPFTRAVPEADTSVAQIAYDTTAADRTLDSLGWARGANGMRAKNGQPLRFEVILPASSATRQRFATLMQAQFRARGIDMQVAALEPAQFFARVGKGDFDTALNMWHADPSPMAVRDVWGSPRGGDVGGNFGRYHNAAVDAVFDTAATTFDPARRRALFRRAFAAIVRDAPAIWLYEPRNMALLRMRVHPTVLRADAWWAGIPDWRVDAPETDGS; from the coding sequence ATGAAACACCCCACTGAAGAGACGCGTGGTCTCATCCGTTCCGGCACGGTGATCCGTTCCGCGCTCGTGACGGGGCTGGCGATCGTGACGACCGGTGCGCTGCTCATGGCAGCGTGCGCCGAGCCGCCTGCGCCTGCCGAAGGGCCCGTGGGCGTCCTGACCATCGCCACCCCCGCCGATCCCGATGCACTGATTCCGCCCATCGTGGCATCGCTGCAGGGCAAACAGGCCGTGGATCTGCTTTTCGACATGCTCGCACGCCCCACCGGCACCATCGAAACCGTGGGCGATGGGGGCTTTGCGCCGCAACTAGCGTCCGGTTGGCGCTGGGCGTCCGACTCGTTGTCGATCGCTTTCACCATCGACTCCACCGCGCGATGGCATGATGGCCGGCCCGTGCGGGCGGAAGACGTGGCGTTCTCCTTCGCGCTGTACACCGATCCCGTCGTGGCCTCGCCACACGCCGGTGCCTTTGCCGGCATCGACTCGGTCACCGTGCGTGATTCGCTCACCGCGGTCGTCTGGTGGGCCCGACGTCATCCGGAGCAGTTCTTCCAGGTGGCCTACAATCTCGCGATCATGCCGGCGCATCTGCTGGCACCGCTTCCGCGCGCCACACTGGCCCAGTCCGACTTCGCACGACAGCCCGTCGGTTCCGGTCGCTATCGGTTCGGGGCATGGACACGCGGTCAGGCCCTCATGTTCGACGCCGACACCTGCAACTACCGCGGTGCGCCTCACATTGCCCGGATCGTCTGGAGCATCACACCGGACGCCGCGGCCGCGAGCCTGCGTGTCCTGGCAGGTGAAGCCGACATGCTCGAGGCCATCCGCCTCGATGCCTACGCACAGGCCACGGCCACCAAGGGGCTGACACTCGCGCCGTATCATTCACTCGACTACGCCTACCTCGCGTTCAATTTCGCGGCTCACGATCCGCGTCGCCGCGATCTCTTCACTTCACATCCTCTGCGGGTCGCGCTTTCGGCCAGTCTCGATCGGCCGGCACTGGTGCAGAACGTGCTCGGGGAACTGGGCATGGTGGCACTCGGTCCATTCACGCGCGCCGTACCGGAGGCCGATACCAGCGTCGCGCAGATCGCGTACGACACCACCGCCGCTGATCGTACACTGGATTCGCTGGGTTGGGCGCGCGGCGCCAATGGCATGCGCGCGAAGAACGGTCAGCCGCTGCGCTTCGAGGTGATTCTTCCCGCCTCGAGTGCCACCCGTCAACGATTCGCGACCCTCATGCAGGCACAGTTCCGGGCCCGGGGCATCGACATGCAGGTCGCCGCGCTCGAGCCCGCACAGTTCTTCGCACGCGTGGGCAAGGGCGACTTCGACACTGCGTTGAACATGTGGCATGCGGATCCGAGTCCGATGGCCGTGCGCGATGTGTGGGGATCGCCACGTGGTGGTGATGTCGGCGGCAATTTCGGGCGGTACCACAATGCCGCGGTCGATGCCGTGTTCGATACTGCGGCCACGACCTTCGATCCGGCTCGTCGTCGGGCACTCTTCCGGCGCGCATTCGCCGCGATCGTGCGCGACGCGCCGGCGATCTGGCTGTACGAACCGCGCAACATGGCGCTGCTGCGCATGCGTGTGCATCCGACGGTGCTTCGGGCCGATGCGTGGTGGGCCGGCATCCCCGACTGGAGAGTCGATGCGCCGGAGACGGACGGCTCGTGA
- a CDS encoding amidohydrolase family protein — MRRTDVQGPVEPRRILVLRSLQLSPLVLAASLLLPLSLAAQAQAAGSRSAPPRPLPLEATRSFALDTREGTWLSVDVSPDGKQIVFDMLGDLYLMPFTGGEATRITSGLAFDAQPRFSPDGKSVVFISDRQGADNVHTIDLATQEIREITRGRTNVYLSPEYSPDGQYIVASKGGFRGALPTLWMYHVRGGTGVPLYTAPANAAPGTAVQQAGAAFSPDGRSLWYTQRTGAWNYNAQFPQYQVWTYDRETGEREIQSTRYGSAVRPTLSPDGKWLVYGSRYENKTGLRIRDLSSGDERWLAYPTQRDEMETRAPLDALPGMSFTPDSKEIVASYGKKLWRVAVDGSGQTEIPFHVKADVAVGPEVFFNYPISDSARFTVRQIRDAVMSPDGKQLAFISLDRLYVMDWPSGTPRRVSALDDIEAEPAWSPDGRSLAWITWTNNGGRLYRTALTAGRATRVTPVSAMAGTYRQPVWSPNGARIVVLQSGAQGRRDQTGVTGTTQLVWFPANSTNAAGEAGTFIARAGGRNKPHFSRDTTRIYLSSNNGLVSIRWDGTDEQRHLRVVGGAGDGAVDDDHGHTDLTVAELELQRFPEEPNSPGPPAQLVMISPNGDVALAQINQDFYTITIPPRGTQATVNIADPNTASFPARKITDIGGQFPAWSSDGKRIHWSIGNAFVSFDTDSAAARDAAIAVARRDSVPESARPRPYVPVEQRIVMQAARDIPSATVVLRNARLVTMKGEEVIARGDVVVKNNRIAAIGAAGTVAVPAGATEMDLAGATVIPGFVDTHAHLRAERGSIHETQPWAYLANLAFGVTTTRDPQTATTDVLTYQDLVETGQIIGPRIYSTGPGIFSTDNIRDQEHARSLLKRYSSYYDTKTIKMYVSGVRQVRQWIITAAREQQLMPTTEGSLDVKLNLTETLDGYPGLEHSMGIVPLGADIVDFLAWSKRTYTPTLLVNYGGPWAENYFYTKEDPWANPKLQRFTAYEELALKTRRRMASMPNGGTAGGWFRDDEYIFPQLATEAAKVLHAGGRIGIGSHGQLQGLGYHWEMWAMATGGLTPHEVLRVSTIVGATALGLQNDLGSLEVGKLADLLVLDRDPTTDIRNSGSIRYVMKNGRLYDGNTLAEQYPTRRPGPDVPNRPIAPNTKAGTGN; from the coding sequence ATGCGCCGGACCGATGTCCAGGGACCGGTCGAACCCAGGAGGATTCTCGTGTTGCGATCGCTGCAGTTGTCCCCGCTCGTGCTGGCGGCATCCCTGCTTCTCCCGCTGTCGTTGGCCGCGCAGGCCCAGGCTGCCGGTTCACGGAGTGCACCGCCCCGACCGCTGCCGCTCGAAGCCACGCGCAGTTTTGCCCTCGACACGCGTGAAGGCACCTGGCTGTCGGTGGACGTGAGTCCCGACGGCAAACAGATCGTATTTGACATGCTGGGCGATCTGTACCTGATGCCGTTCACCGGTGGGGAGGCCACACGGATCACCAGCGGTCTGGCATTCGATGCACAGCCGCGGTTCAGCCCCGATGGCAAGTCCGTGGTGTTCATCTCCGATCGCCAGGGCGCGGACAATGTGCACACCATCGATCTTGCCACGCAGGAGATCAGGGAGATCACGCGCGGTCGCACCAATGTGTATCTGTCGCCGGAGTATTCGCCCGATGGTCAGTACATCGTGGCCAGCAAGGGCGGCTTCCGCGGCGCTCTGCCGACACTGTGGATGTACCATGTGCGCGGAGGCACTGGTGTGCCGTTGTACACGGCGCCGGCCAACGCCGCGCCGGGCACGGCGGTACAGCAGGCCGGTGCGGCCTTCAGCCCCGACGGTCGCTCTTTGTGGTACACACAGCGTACCGGAGCGTGGAACTACAACGCACAGTTCCCGCAGTATCAGGTATGGACATACGATCGAGAAACGGGTGAGCGCGAGATCCAGTCCACCCGCTATGGATCGGCGGTGCGCCCCACGCTGAGCCCCGACGGCAAGTGGCTCGTGTACGGTTCACGCTATGAGAACAAGACGGGCCTGCGCATTCGCGATCTGTCGTCGGGTGATGAACGCTGGCTGGCCTATCCCACACAGCGCGACGAGATGGAAACACGCGCGCCGCTCGACGCCTTGCCCGGCATGAGTTTCACACCCGATTCCAAGGAGATCGTGGCGAGCTATGGCAAGAAACTCTGGCGTGTGGCGGTCGACGGCAGCGGGCAGACGGAGATACCTTTCCATGTGAAAGCCGATGTGGCGGTCGGACCGGAAGTGTTCTTCAACTATCCCATCTCCGACAGCGCCCGGTTCACCGTGCGTCAGATCCGGGATGCGGTCATGTCCCCCGACGGGAAGCAGTTGGCCTTCATCTCGCTCGACAGACTCTATGTCATGGACTGGCCGTCGGGCACGCCGCGACGTGTTTCCGCGCTGGACGATATCGAAGCGGAACCGGCATGGTCGCCCGACGGACGGTCGCTGGCCTGGATCACGTGGACAAACAATGGCGGACGTCTCTATCGCACCGCACTGACGGCCGGTCGTGCAACACGAGTGACGCCGGTGAGCGCCATGGCCGGAACGTATCGGCAACCGGTGTGGTCGCCGAATGGTGCGCGCATCGTGGTGCTGCAGTCGGGAGCGCAGGGGCGACGGGATCAGACGGGAGTGACGGGCACGACCCAGCTCGTGTGGTTCCCGGCCAACTCCACGAACGCGGCTGGAGAAGCGGGCACGTTCATCGCCCGTGCCGGTGGTCGCAACAAGCCGCACTTTTCGCGTGACACCACGCGCATCTATCTCTCGTCCAACAACGGACTCGTCTCCATCCGCTGGGACGGAACCGACGAACAACGTCATCTGCGTGTGGTCGGTGGAGCCGGGGATGGTGCGGTGGATGACGATCACGGACACACCGACCTGACCGTGGCCGAGCTCGAATTGCAGCGATTCCCGGAAGAGCCCAATTCCCCGGGGCCGCCGGCGCAACTCGTCATGATCTCGCCGAATGGCGACGTCGCGCTCGCGCAGATCAATCAGGATTTCTACACCATCACCATTCCGCCGCGCGGCACGCAGGCCACCGTCAACATCGCCGATCCGAACACGGCGAGTTTCCCCGCGCGCAAAATCACCGATATCGGGGGACAGTTCCCGGCATGGTCGAGCGACGGCAAACGCATTCACTGGTCCATCGGCAATGCCTTCGTGTCGTTCGATACCGACTCGGCGGCCGCGCGGGATGCGGCCATCGCCGTCGCGCGCCGCGACAGTGTGCCGGAGAGTGCGCGTCCACGTCCCTATGTACCGGTCGAACAGCGCATCGTCATGCAGGCCGCGCGCGATATCCCCTCGGCCACGGTGGTGCTGCGCAATGCGAGACTCGTCACCATGAAGGGAGAGGAAGTCATCGCGCGTGGCGATGTGGTCGTGAAGAACAACCGGATCGCGGCCATCGGTGCGGCGGGCACGGTGGCTGTACCCGCCGGAGCCACGGAAATGGATCTCGCCGGCGCCACCGTCATTCCCGGATTCGTGGACACGCATGCGCACCTGCGCGCCGAACGCGGTTCGATTCACGAAACCCAGCCGTGGGCCTATCTGGCGAACCTCGCGTTCGGCGTCACCACCACGCGTGATCCGCAGACCGCCACGACCGATGTGCTCACGTATCAGGACCTGGTGGAAACGGGACAGATCATCGGCCCGCGTATCTACTCCACGGGCCCCGGGATCTTCAGCACCGACAACATCCGCGATCAGGAGCACGCGCGCAGTCTGCTCAAACGTTACAGCAGCTACTACGACACCAAGACGATCAAGATGTACGTGTCCGGTGTCCGTCAGGTGCGCCAGTGGATCATCACGGCCGCCCGTGAACAACAACTGATGCCCACCACCGAAGGTTCACTCGACGTGAAGCTCAATCTCACGGAGACACTCGACGGCTATCCGGGCCTGGAGCACTCCATGGGCATCGTGCCACTCGGGGCGGACATCGTCGATTTCCTGGCCTGGTCGAAGCGCACGTATACGCCCACATTGCTGGTGAACTACGGCGGTCCGTGGGCGGAGAACTACTTCTACACGAAGGAAGATCCATGGGCCAATCCGAAGTTGCAGCGCTTCACGGCCTACGAGGAACTCGCACTCAAGACCCGTCGTCGTATGGCGAGCATGCCGAATGGCGGGACGGCCGGCGGCTGGTTCCGCGACGACGAATACATCTTCCCGCAACTCGCCACCGAAGCCGCGAAGGTGCTGCATGCCGGCGGCCGCATCGGTATCGGCAGCCACGGACAGTTGCAGGGGCTGGGCTATCACTGGGAAATGTGGGCCATGGCCACCGGTGGTCTCACGCCGCACGAAGTGCTGCGGGTCTCCACCATCGTCGGCGCAACGGCGCTCGGTTTGCAGAACGACCTGGGTTCGCTCGAGGTGGGTAAGCTGGCCGATCTGCTGGTGCTCGATCGTGATCCCACCACTGACATCCGGAACTCCGGCAGCATCCGCTATGTGATGAAGAACGGACGCCTGTACGACGGGAACACGCTGGCCGAGCAGTATCCGACCAGGCGCCCTGGTCCGGACGTGCCCAATCGGCCCATCGCGCCGAACACGAAAGCCGGCACTGGGAACTGA